The following is a genomic window from Pseudomonadales bacterium.
CAAAACCGATCGTCTCGCGCGCACGCGCCCCGGTATGCCCTTCGCGCCCGTAGACCGCCACCTGCTCCAGGTCGCGCCCGAGCGCCTTCGCCACCACCTGCCCCATGCTGAGCGCGGTACCCGAGGGCGCATCGACCTTGTGGCGGTGGTGCGCTTCGATGATCTCGATGTCGACCGTATCGCCCAGCGCCCGCGCGGCGATGTCGAGCAGGCGCAAACAGAGATTCACGCCGGTGCTGAAATTCGACGACATGCACAGCGGCACCGCACGTGCTGCCGCGTGTACCGCCTCGAGCTGCGTTGCGTCGAACCCCGTGGTGCCGACGACCAGCGCGCGCCCGCTGGCTGCACACAGGCGCGCGTTGAGCACGCTCGCTGCCGGGGCGCTGAAGTCGATCAGCACGTCGAAGGCGTCGA
Proteins encoded in this region:
- the dapB gene encoding 4-hydroxy-tetrahydrodipicolinate reductase produces the protein MTRIAVNGAAGRMGKTLIEAVAQNPDTTLTAAIERPDSTLLGADSGELAGLGRNGVRVVASLDEVIDAFDVLIDFSAPAASVLNARLCAASGRALVVGTTGFDATQLEAVHAAARAVPLCMSSNFSTGVNLCLRLLDIAARALGDTVDIEIIEAHHRHKVDAPSGTALSMGQVVAKALGRDLEQVAVYGREGHTGARARETIGFATVRAGDVVGDHTVLFAADGERIEITHKASSRMSFARGAVRASAWLPGRAPGLYSMHDVLGL